A stretch of the Drosophila sulfurigaster albostrigata strain 15112-1811.04 chromosome 2L, ASM2355843v2, whole genome shotgun sequence genome encodes the following:
- the LOC133850429 gene encoding WD repeat-containing protein 82, producing MKIKLIDSVVRSFKVAKIFRENTDKINAIDFAPNGEHLISCSEDDQIVIYDCEKGTQSRTVNSKKYGVDLIHFTHANNTAIHSSTKVDDTIRYLSLHDNKYLRYFPGHTKKVISLCISPVEDTFLSGSLDKTLRLWDLRSPNCQGLMHLSGRPIAAYDPEGLIFAAGVNSESIKLYDLRSFDKGPFVTFKLNQEKECDWTGLKFSRDGKTILISTNGSVIRLVDAFHGTPLQTFTGYPNNKGIAIEASFSPDSQFIFSGSTDGRVHIWNADTGNKVSVLNGDHPGPVQCVQFNPKYMMLASACTNMAFWLPTSEEGL from the coding sequence CGTGAAAACACCGACAAAATCAACGCCATCGACTTTGCACCAAACGGCGAGCATTTGATATCCTGCAGTGAAGACGACCAAATTGTTATTTACGATTGTGAGAAGGGAACCCAGTCGCGAACGGTGAATTCAAAGAAATATGGCGTTGATCTGATACACTTTACACACGCGAACAACACGGCGATACACAGCTCGACAAAAGTGGATGACACCATCAGATATTTGAGTTTGCAtgacaacaaatatttgcgctATTTTCCCGGCCACACGAAGAAGGTGATCTCGTTGTGTATTTCACCAGTGGAGGACACGTTTCTATCGGGTTCGCTGGATAAGACGTTGCGACTGTGGGACTTGCGTTCTCCCAATTGCCAGGGATTAATGCATCTCTCTGGGCGACCCATTGCCGCCTATGATCCTGAGGGTTTGATCTTTGCAGCTGGCGTCAATTCAGAGAGCATCAAACTGTATGATTTACGTTCTTTCGACAAGGGACCATTTGTCACATTCAAGCTGAATCAAGAAAAAGAATGCGATTGGACAGGCCTCAAGTTCTCGCGTGACGGCAAAACGATATTGATAAGTACAAATGGTTCCGTCATACGACTGGTGGATGCCTTCCACGGCACACCGTTACAAACATTCACTGGTTATCCGAATAACAAGGGCATTGCCATAGAAGCCAGCTTCAGTCCGGACTCGCAATTCATCTTCTCGGGCAGCACCGATGGTCGGGTGCATATCTGGAATGCGGACACGGGCAACAAGGTTTCGGTGCTGAACGGCGATCATCCTGGACCAGTGCAGTGCGTGCAGTTCAATCCCAAGTACATGATGCTTGCGTCCGCCTGCACTAACATGGCCTTCTGGCTGCCCACATCCGAGGAGGGTCTTTAG
- the LOC133850423 gene encoding mitochondrial ribosome-associated GTPase 2 yields the protein MSLFSFSSRLPIAKSLVKNRLNYCQIANALRPKKAKSTRKEAQYFSDAKKVRAVGGKGGDGCVSFLQLWCNERAGPDGGDGGNGAHIIFQASNDVRNFNHVGSVLRAPEGGIGSAKDCHGKNAKHMVIKVPIGTIVRNTKGLIVADLGQADLMFVAARGGAGGKGNRFFTTDKETSPKVCEYGPPGEDCSYTLELRSMAEVGLIGFPNAGKSTLLNALTRAKPKVAPYAFTTLRPHLGTVQYDDHVQLTIADLPGLIPEAHRNKGLGIQFLKHAERCTLLLFVLDASAPEPWQQYEQLMHELEQFGGSLASRPQLVVANKMDMPESAANYAQLKRELSQANILGISAKMGQNLAHLLSTIRTVYDRHKAKEQQQYSS from the exons ATGtcgttgttttctttttcaagcCGGTTGCCTATAGCCAAGTCGTTAGTTAAAAACCGTCTAAACTACtgtcaaattgcaaatgcattaCGTCCCAAAAAAGCAAAGTCGACACGCAAAGAG GCACAATACTTCTCCGATGCCAAGAAGGTGCGCGCTGTGGGCGGCAAGGGTGGCGACGGTTGCGTCTCGTTTCTGCAGCTATGGTGCAACGAACGGGCTGGACCCGATGGCGGAGACGGTGGTAATGGCGCCCACATAATTTTCCAGGCGTCGAACGACGTGCGTAACTTCAATCATGTGGGCAGCGTTCTGCGTGCCCCCGAAGGCGGTATTGGTAGCGCCAAGGACTGTCACGGCAAGAATGCGAAGCATATGGTGATCAAAGTGCCTATAGGCACCATAGTGCGCAATACAAAAGGTCTGATTGTGGCCGATTTGGGGCAAGCGGACTTGATGTTTGTGGCCGCACGTGGCGGTGCCGGCGGTAAGGGGAATCGCTTCTTCACAACCGACAAAGAGACAAGCCCCAAGGTCTGCGAGTATGGGCCTCCTGGCGAGGATTGCAGCTACACGCTGGAGTTGCGCAGCATGGCCGAAGTCGGATTGATTGGCTTCCCCAATGCGGGCAAGAGCACGCTGCTCAATGCGCTAACACGTGCCAAGCCCAAGGTGGCACCTTATGCTTTCACCACACTGCGTCCACATCTTGGCACTGTGCAGTACGATGACCATGTGCAGCTGACAATTGCCGATCTCCCCGGATTAATACCTGAAGCACATCGCAATAAAGGACTTGGTATACAATTTCTCAAGCACGCAGAGCGTTgcacgctgctgctgtttgtgctGGACGCAAGTGCGCCCGAGCCTTGGCAACAATATGAGCAGCTTATGCACGAGCTGGAACAGTTTGGAGGCAGTCTAGCAAGTCGCCCACAGCTGGTGGTGGCCAATAAAATGGATATGCCCGAGAGTGCAGCCAACTACGCGCAGCTGAAGCGGGAACTAAGTCAAGCCAACATCTTGGGCATCAGTGCCAAGATGGGACAGAATCTGGCGCATCTCTTAAGCACAATAAGAACAGTCTATGATCGTCACAAGGCTAAGGAACAACAGCAGTATAGTAgttga
- the LOC133850430 gene encoding LOW QUALITY PROTEIN: haloacid dehalogenase-like hydrolase domain-containing protein 2 (The sequence of the model RefSeq protein was modified relative to this genomic sequence to represent the inferred CDS: substituted 4 bases at 4 genomic stop codons), with protein MLCHRGICTHFRKMSIKAALIDLSGTLHVEDEPTPNAVAALQRLRESGISVKFVTNTTKDSKKSLHERLAKIGFQLDVKEIYSSLSAAAAFVSKEQLNPFYLLSDDARQDFPTEDKSRQLDSVVVGLAPNAFNYEHMNKAFRXVTXHISYAHYXIHCFAASXCSKSHKLVAVHQGKYYKRADGLALGPGCFVKGLEYATGSTATVIGKPNPYFFKSALPEGLTAEQCVMIGDDANDDVAGAMAVGLQGILVKTGKFLPDALAALTTPPTAVVENFAEAVDWLLCKRNS; from the exons ATGTTGTGCCATAGAGGAATTTGCACGCATTTCAGAAAGATGTCCATAAAAGCAGCGCTCATCGATCTCAGCGGAACGCTGCATGTGGAGGATGAGCCTACACCAAATGCTGTGGCTGCATTGCAAAG ACTGCGAGAAAGCGGCATCTCCGTTAAATTTGTCACCAACACTACAAAGGATTCGAAGAAGTCACTGCACGAGAGGCTAGCGAAAATAGGCTTCCAATTGGATGTCAAAGAAATCTACAGTTCACtgagtgcagcagcagcatttgtgTCGAAGGAACAGCTAAATCCTTTCTATCTGCTGTCGGATGATGCTCGTCAAGATTTTCCAACCGAAGACAAGAGTCGTCAGTTGGACTCCGTGGTTGTGGGCCTGGCACCCAACGCATTCAACTACGAACACATGAATAAAGCATTCAGGTGAGTTACTTAACACATTTCATATGCacattattaaattcattgcTTTGCAGCATCTTGATGCAGCAAGTCACACAAACTGGTCGCAGTACATCAGGGTAAATACTACAAACGTGCTGATGGGCTGGCTCTGGGACCTGGTTGCTTTGTCAAGGGTTTGGAGTACGCCACTGGCTCGACAGCAACAGTTATCGGCAAACCCAATCCGTATTTCTTTAAGAGCGCTCTCCCCGAAGGTTTAACTGCCGAGCAATGCGTGATGATTGGTGAT gaTGCCAATGATGATGTGGCTGGCGCTATGGCTGTGGGTCTCCAAGGCATTCTCGTGAAGACCGGCAAATTCTTGCCCGATGCCTTGGCAGCGTTGACAACGCCACCCACAGCGGTGGTAGAAAACTTTGCCGAGGCTGTCGACTGGCTGCTGTGCAAGAGAAATTCCTAA
- the LOC133850414 gene encoding alanine--tRNA ligase, cytoplasmic, with the protein MKFLTAKEVRDAYLNFFKEQQHIYVHSSSTIPLDDPTLLFANAGMNQFKPIFLGIADPNSEMSKWVRVANTQKCIRAGGKHNDLDDVGKDVYHHTFFEMLGNWSFGDYFKKEICSWAWEFLTERLKLPKDRLYVTYFGGDAASGLEPDLECKQLWLDLGLKPEHILPGSMKDNFWEMGETGPCGPCSELHFDRIGGRSVPELVNMDDPDVLEIWNLVFIQYNRESDGSLKPLPKKHIDCGMGFERLVSVIQNKRSNYDTDLFVPLFEAIQAGTGAPAYQGRVGADDVDGIDMAYRVLADHARTITIALADGGNPDNTGRGYVLRRILRRAVRYATEKLNAKPGFFASLVNTVVELLGDAFPEVKKDPQHIIDIINEEELQFLKTLSRGRNLLNRTIEKLGADQTTIPGDVAWRLYDTYGFPVDLTQLMAEEKSLKIDMEGYDAAKQNSYILSQGKGASKIEEINLDVHAISQLQDQGVPLTNDSFKYKYEAVSDERDSAYNYSDCSSKIVALRYENQFVQQITSGQKAGIVLDKTNFYAESGGQIYDQGALVKLNDEANEFLVDRVYNRGGYILHIGIVEGTLSVGDEVQLHIDAERRWLTMKNHSATHALNHCLLQVLGKDTEQKGSLVVPEKLRFDFNSKAAMTIEQVAKTEQLTRDMVYKNVPIYAKESKLALAKRIRGLRSVFDEVYPDPVRVISFGVPVDQLETEPEAEAGEQTSVEFCGGTHLRRSGHIMDFVISSEEAIAKGIRRIVALTGPEALKAIKKSEAFEQEIGKLKATIEADKTGQDSKLYVKQIVELTEQISHATIPYVKKDEMRNLLKGLKKTLDDKERALRAAVSVTVVERAKALCEENPKALVLVQQLEAYNNTKALDAALKQVRAQLPDAAAMFVSVDADSKKIFCLCSVPKSAVEKGLKANEWVQHISPVLGGKGGGKPESAQASGSNFERVDEIVELANKFAQTKLN; encoded by the exons GCAAGCACAACGATCTGGACGATGTGGGCAAGGATGTGTACCATCATACATTCTTTGAAATGTTGGGAAATTGGTCGTTTGGTGATTACTTCAAGAAGGAAATTTGCTCGTGGGCTTGGGAATTCCTCACTGAACGTTTAAAGCTGCCAAAGGATCGTCTGTACGTCACATACTTTGGCGGCGATGCTGCCAGCGGTCTGGAACCCGATCTTGAATGCAAGCAATTGTGGCTGGATTTGGGCTTGAAGCCCGAGCACATTTTGCCTGGCAGCATGAAGGACAATTTCTGGGAAATGGGTGAGACGGGTCCATGTGGCCCCTGCTCTGAGCTGCATTTCGATCGCATTGGTGGACGTAGTGTCCCAGAGTTGGTCAACATGGATGATCCTGATGTGTTGGAGATCTGGAATCTTGTGTTCATTCAATACAATCGTGAATCCGATGGCAGCCTGAAGCCGTTGCCCAAGAAGCACATTGATTGCGGCATGGGATTCGAACGTCTCGTTTCGGTCATACAAAACAAACGCTCCAACTACGATACTGATCTGTTTGTACCTCTGTTTGAGGCCATTCAGGCAGGCACTGGTGCTCCAGCGTATCAGGGACGCGTGGGTGCCGACGATGTCGATGGCATCGATATGGCGTATCGTGTGCTCGCCGATCATGCTCGAACCATCACCATTGCCTTGGCCGACGGTGGCAATCCCGACAACACTGGACGTGGCTACGTGTTGCGTCGCATTCTTCGTCGCGCTGTGCG CTATGCAACGGAGAAACTGAATGCTAAGCCAGGTTTCTTTGCCAGCTTGGTGAACACTGTGGTTGAGCTGTTGGGCGACGCTTTCCCAGAGGTTAAGAAGGATCCACAGCACATCATCGACATCATCAACGAGGAGGAACTGCAGTTCCTCAAGACACTTTCACGCGGTCGCAATTTACTTAATCGCACTATCGAGAAACTGGGCGCAGATCAAACCACCATTCCTGGCGATGTCGCCTGGCGTCTGTATGACACCTATGGATTCCCCGTGGATCTCACGCAGCTGATGGCCGAGGAGAAATCGCTAAAAATCGATATGGAGGGCTACGATGCAGCCAAGCAGAATTCGTACATTCTGTCACAGGGCAAAGGCGCCAGCAAGATCGAGGAGATTAATCTGGATGTGCATGCCATATCGCAGCTGCAGGATCAGGGTGTGCCATTAACAAACGATTccttcaaatacaaatacgaagCTGTGTCCGATGAACGCGATTCCGCCTACAACTACAGcgattgcagcagcaaaattgtCGCTTTGCGGTACGAGAATCAATTCGTGCAGCAGATTACCAGTGGTCAGAAGGCAGGCATTGTGTTGGATAAGACAAACTTTTACGCCGAAAGCGGAGGCCAGATCTACGACCAAGGTGCACTCGTCAAGCTGAACGATGAGGCCAACGAATTTCTGGTGGATCGTGTTTACAATCGTGGCGGCTACATTCTGCACATTGGCATTGTCGAGGGAACTTTATCCGTCGGCGATGAGGTGCAGCTGCATATCGATGCTGAGCGTCGTTGGCTCACCATGAAGAATCATTCGGCAACACATGCGCTTAATCATTGTCTGCTGCAGGTGCTAGGCAAGGACACCGAGCAAAAGGGTTCGTTGGTGGTGCCCGAAAAGTTGCGTTTCGATTTCAATAGTAAGGCTGCGATGACCATTGAACAAGTCGCCAAAACGGAGCAGTTAACACGCGATATGGTCTACAAGAATGTGCCCATCTATGCCAAGGAGTCGAAACTGGCGCTGGCTAAACGTATTCGCGGTTTGCGCTCAGTCTTCGATGAGGTCTATCCGGATCCGGTGCGTGTCATTTCCTTCGGCGTGCCCGTCGATCAGCTCGAGACTGAGCCGGAAGCAGAGGCTGGTGAGCAGACGTCTGTGGAGTTTTGTGGAGGTACGCATCTGCGTCGCTCGGGTCACATTATGGACTTTGTGATTAGCAGCGAGGAGGCCATTGCCAAGGGTATCAGACGCATTGTTGCCTTGACCGGACCGGAGGCATTGAAAGCCATCAAGAAATCGGAAGCATTCGAGCAGGAAATTGGCAAACTCAAGGCCACCATCGAAGCGGACAAGACGGGCCAGGATTCCAAACTTTATGTGAAGCAGATTGTTGAGCTGACTGAACAAATCTCGCATGCTACGATTCCCTACGTGAAGAAGGATGAGATGCGCAACTTGCTGAAGGGACTGAAAAAAACTCTCGACGACAAGGAGCGTGCACTGCGTGCTGCGGTCTCTGTGACTGTAGTGGAGCGTGCCAAGGCTTTGTGCGAGGAGAATCCCAAGGCTTTGGTGTTGGTCCAACAGCTTGAGGCGTATAACAACACTAAGGCTTTGGATGCTGCCTTGAAACAAGTGCGTGCCCAACTgcctgatgctgctgccatgTTTGTGTCTGTGGATGCCGACTCCAAGAAGATCTTTTGCTTGTGTTCAGTGCCCAAGAGCGCTGTGGAGAAGGGTCTGAAGGCCAACGAATGGGTACAGCACATTTCTCCAGTGCTGGGCGGCAAAGGTGGCGGTAAACCGGAATCTGCTCAGGCCTCTGGCAGCAATTTTGAGCGTGTCGATGAAATCGTCGAGTTGGCCAACAAATTCGCCCAAACAAAACTCAACTAA